In Gordonia iterans, the following proteins share a genomic window:
- the hisH gene encoding imidazole glycerol phosphate synthase subunit HisH, giving the protein MSASKVALLDYGSGNVRSAQRALERAGAQVEVTSDFATALDADGLLVPGVGAYAACMEGLRAVGGDRIIGRRLAGGRPVLGICVGMQILFDEGVEFGTATRGCGEWPGAVTRLPADVLPHMGWNTVDAPDDSVMFAGIDPAARFYFVHSYAAQAWEMDNDGSPLTAPRLTWTDYGAPFLAAVENGPLWATQFHPEKSGDVGAALLRNWVATL; this is encoded by the coding sequence GTGAGCGCAAGCAAGGTGGCGCTGCTCGACTACGGCTCGGGCAACGTCCGCTCGGCGCAGCGGGCTCTGGAGCGGGCCGGCGCGCAGGTCGAAGTGACGTCCGACTTCGCCACGGCCCTGGACGCCGACGGCCTCCTGGTGCCGGGCGTCGGCGCGTACGCGGCCTGTATGGAGGGTCTGCGCGCCGTCGGCGGCGATCGGATCATCGGTCGGCGACTCGCCGGCGGTCGTCCGGTCCTGGGCATCTGCGTCGGCATGCAGATCCTGTTCGACGAGGGCGTCGAGTTCGGCACGGCGACCCGCGGCTGCGGCGAGTGGCCCGGCGCGGTGACCCGGCTGCCCGCGGACGTGCTCCCGCACATGGGCTGGAACACCGTCGATGCGCCGGACGACTCGGTGATGTTCGCCGGGATCGACCCCGCGGCGCGCTTCTACTTCGTCCACTCCTACGCCGCGCAGGCGTGGGAGATGGACAACGACGGTTCACCGCTGACCGCACCCAGGCTGACCTGGACCGATTATGGTGCTCCGTTCCTGGCCGCGGTGGAGAACGGCCCCCTGTGGGCCACCCAGTTCCACCCGGAGAAGTCCGGCGACGTCGGCGCGGCGCTGTTGCGCAACTGGGTGGCGACGCTGTGA
- the priA gene encoding bifunctional 1-(5-phosphoribosyl)-5-((5-phosphoribosylamino)methylideneamino)imidazole-4-carboxamide isomerase/phosphoribosylanthranilate isomerase PriA, protein MAQILELLPAVDIVDGQAVRLVQGAAGSETSYGTPRDAALAWERDGAEWIHMVDLDAAFGRGENRAVISEVAAELTVKLELSGGIRDDASLAAALETGCTRVNLGTAAIENPQWCAQAIAEYGDKIAVGLDVLRDDDGAYRVRGRGWVTDGGDLWDILDRLNRDGCARYVVTDVSKDGTLSGPNLELLEQVARRTDSPVVASGGISALDDLVAIAGLTPLGVEGAIIGKALYAGRFTLPEALSAVAATAQ, encoded by the coding sequence ATGGCCCAGATTCTGGAACTCCTGCCCGCCGTCGACATCGTCGACGGTCAGGCCGTGCGGCTCGTGCAGGGCGCGGCGGGATCGGAGACCTCGTACGGCACGCCGCGCGACGCGGCCCTGGCGTGGGAGCGTGACGGCGCCGAGTGGATCCACATGGTCGATCTCGACGCGGCGTTCGGGCGCGGCGAGAATCGCGCGGTGATCAGCGAGGTCGCCGCCGAACTGACGGTCAAGCTGGAACTCTCCGGCGGCATCCGCGACGACGCCTCGCTGGCCGCCGCGCTGGAGACCGGATGCACCCGCGTCAACCTGGGCACCGCGGCGATCGAGAACCCGCAGTGGTGCGCGCAGGCCATCGCCGAGTACGGGGACAAGATCGCCGTCGGCCTGGATGTACTGCGCGACGACGACGGCGCCTACCGGGTTCGCGGCCGGGGCTGGGTCACCGACGGCGGCGATCTCTGGGACATCCTGGACCGGCTGAACCGGGACGGCTGCGCGCGCTACGTGGTGACCGACGTGAGCAAGGACGGCACGCTGTCCGGACCGAACCTGGAACTGCTCGAGCAGGTGGCCCGGCGGACGGACTCCCCGGTGGTGGCGTCGGGCGGCATCTCGGCGCTCGACGACCTGGTCGCGATCGCCGGCCTGACGCCGCTGGGCGTCGAAGGCGCCATTATCGGCAAGGCCCTGTACGCGGGCCGCTTCACCCTTCCCGAGGCGCTGAGCGCCGTGGCCGCCACGGCGCAGTAG
- the hisB gene encoding imidazoleglycerol-phosphate dehydratase HisB gives MSRRARIERTTRESSIIVEIDLDGTGTTDVSTRVPFFDHMLTAFGAHGGFDLTVQAVGDIEIEAHHTVEDTMIVLGQAIAEALGDKRGIRRFGDAWIPMDETLAQAIVDVSGRPYCVFTGEPDHLLTSVIGGYGGSDKGPVTSYATVINQHVWESLALNARIALHVRVLYGRDPHHITEAEFKAVARALRSAVEPDPRVTGIPSTKGTL, from the coding sequence ATGAGCCGCAGAGCACGTATCGAGCGCACCACGCGCGAGTCGTCGATCATCGTCGAGATCGACCTCGACGGCACCGGGACGACCGACGTGTCCACCCGGGTGCCGTTCTTCGACCACATGCTGACCGCATTCGGCGCCCACGGGGGCTTCGACCTGACCGTGCAGGCCGTCGGCGACATCGAGATCGAGGCGCACCACACCGTCGAGGACACGATGATCGTGCTCGGCCAGGCCATCGCCGAGGCGCTCGGCGACAAGCGCGGCATCCGCCGCTTCGGCGACGCGTGGATCCCGATGGACGAGACCCTCGCGCAAGCGATCGTCGACGTCTCCGGGCGTCCGTACTGTGTCTTCACCGGCGAGCCCGACCACCTGCTGACCTCCGTCATCGGCGGCTACGGCGGCAGCGACAAGGGCCCGGTCACCTCGTATGCGACGGTGATCAATCAGCACGTGTGGGAGTCGCTGGCGCTCAACGCCCGGATCGCCCTGCACGTGCGCGTTCTGTACGGCCGCGACCCGCACCACATCACCGAGGCCGAGTTCAAGGCGGTGGCCCGCGCACTGCGCTCCGCCGTCGAACCTGACCCCCGGGTGACCGGCATCCCGTCGACCAAGGGGACTCTGTGA
- a CDS encoding inositol monophosphatase family protein → MTAVDSSALPGLLAVAGEVLDEAVPDFLAGLGAPSAVAKGGTDFATEIDFALERRIGGELQRRTGIDVHGEEYGGPDPSIGAVWLLDPIDGTFNYSTGLPLTAMLAALVVDGEPVVGLTWIPGRDQRFAAHKGGPLLVDGRPAPALSAATLHSSAIGYVSYYFDQAGLFPGAGRNRVQGEITRRHARIRMHGSTGADMAYVAAGRLAGAISYGRHPWDHAAGVALVRAAGGVATDVYGRPWTVSTPSLVAAAPGVHGELLDILADGDWPEPTTLTF, encoded by the coding sequence ATGACCGCGGTGGACTCGTCGGCGTTGCCGGGCCTGCTGGCCGTGGCGGGCGAGGTCCTGGACGAGGCCGTCCCGGACTTCCTCGCCGGGCTCGGTGCGCCCAGTGCGGTCGCCAAGGGCGGCACGGACTTCGCCACCGAGATCGACTTCGCCCTGGAGCGCCGTATCGGCGGCGAACTACAGCGCCGCACCGGGATCGACGTGCACGGCGAGGAGTACGGCGGACCGGACCCGAGCATCGGCGCGGTGTGGCTGCTCGACCCCATCGACGGCACCTTCAACTACTCAACGGGTCTGCCGCTGACCGCGATGCTGGCGGCGCTGGTGGTCGACGGCGAACCGGTCGTCGGCCTGACCTGGATCCCCGGACGCGACCAGCGTTTCGCCGCGCACAAAGGCGGCCCGCTGCTGGTCGACGGCCGGCCTGCGCCCGCGCTGAGTGCGGCGACCCTGCATTCGAGCGCGATCGGGTACGTCTCCTACTACTTCGACCAGGCCGGACTGTTCCCGGGCGCCGGGCGCAACCGAGTGCAGGGCGAGATCACGCGGCGGCACGCGAGGATCCGCATGCACGGATCCACCGGCGCGGACATGGCGTACGTCGCGGCCGGGCGCCTGGCGGGCGCGATTTCTTACGGCCGGCATCCGTGGGACCACGCGGCCGGGGTCGCGCTGGTGCGTGCGGCCGGGGGAGTGGCGACCGACGTCTACGGCCGGCCGTGGACGGTCTCGACACCGTCACTCGTCGCGGCGGCCCCGGGGGTCCACGGAGAACTGCTGGACATCCTGGCCGACGGCGACTGGCCGGAACCGACCACGCTGACCTTCTGA